CGTAAATACCCCTCCAACTTTATTCATATGTGATGTGACTGAATTGTAGCCACACATgtgggttttcagggtttagtcaactggagtgggttttctccttataattagcctatatatatatatgtatatgtgtgtgtgttttgagttaaattgatttttaagaaaataaaaaattatatatgttttgtaaaaataaaacaaaaatctaCGACTTTTCAACAAAAAAACACAACCAAATACAATCAAACAACAAACCAACAACCCATTTTTTTTTCCACCAAAATCTCACCTTTCCCCCTAAAATTAAACCAGCCCAaaacgccccgctttggccaaagcgagACGTTTCGGTACGAGGTCATCAGACAAGGACCGACAcctgtcagtccttgtctgttgactttaACCTAAAGCGTCCTGCTTTGGccagagggggggggggttggggtgTGCGAATAGACCAAGGGGGTGTGCAAATAGCCTGTgccaaaaataaaaacaatattacaAAAAAAACGGTGTAAAAATGTCAAATTTGCCCTTTTATGTATTGCAatggtttttttattaaaaaggaaTGGTCTTTATATGTCATAAAAATCAAATCTCAGCCATACACCCTATCTTGATCAAAAGATGAGATTAGTTCATTGGTTCTCTCAACCAAGTATAGTTCTAATTTTACCCAATCCCAAATACTTTGTTATAATAATACACCACTTGTCCTTTCGCCAATTTGAATTAACAGGCTTGTTTTTCTGTTAGCTGGAATGATTTTGAACTGAGCCTAAACCAATGGTTAACCGAATTGACCAAACTACATTTCCCCATTAGTATATGATGACAATTGTCCATCGATGATATATTAGTTTAATTTGATGGAACATCATGCAACGGGTGGCCTTTTCTATTCCTTTCTATAATTCTGCGAGCAAGGGAGACTTGCTTTCCAACCACAAATATGAAAGCTCTACCTTTGCCTCCAGCACCCCTCGCCGTTCTTCCAACACGACGCACATATTCACTTGGGTCACGGGGGAAGTCGAACAACACAACTTGATCAACTCCTGGGATATCAATCCCCCGGGATGCCCTGAATAAACGGAACCATATTACATACATATAGAGAGACACAAACAAGCATGTGTATTCTCAGGGAGTGTGCGCACGTATAGGAGAGCTAGCTACACATAACACATTATCACGAgaacaaaagaaaacaaaaatgaaaccactgattttcataaaacaaataataataataatgaaataAAAGAAAGTGGTATTTAAAGTTAATGCTTATTATCTCACTCATTTTTCCTAAAGTTTAAAATTAATGGTTCATTTGAGTATACAACCTATACATGCATAGGTATATGCAGTTAAAAGGTACACAATTAAAACAAATTAGTTTGATGGTTATTTATGTACATAGCTTACCTATGCGAAACACACAATTGTAAAAATATAAACCACTGATAATTTGTTTTCTAACAATTTAGTTTTGTTCTCGTAATAATTTAGTAGGGTGTAATGATCCTCAccctatatgtgtgtgtgtacaCTCTCTCTCAAAGGCATGTTAGTTTATGAACCAATAATATGTTGAGAACTACACAATGCACTTGTACATGGAGCATAAAGATAACCAGAAGTCAGGGAGAGATGAAAAGAGATTAAAGCAATAAGTACAAACACATACGGTTCTCGCAGTTCTCAACATATTATTAGTTCTAGAACTAGAATGAATGTCCTATATATAAAGCTTAGACGTTTTACCTGTCTGTGCATACTAAAAACAAAGAGCTATCCTTTGACCGAGTTTGACAGAACTCCTCCATATTTGCAACACGCAAATCTTGCGCTAAAGCAGCATGAAACGGCAACACTTTTCTATTGGATCTTGTTAATGCATTTTCAACCTTTCTGCAAGTCTCTATCTGCAATTTACCGTTATATAAATTATCATATTCCAGGttacatcattcttttttttttttttgtcttactTTATTGCAGAAAATGATGGTTTTCGTAACGGGGCCTTCCTCCACTAGTTTAAGAAGAGCAGACTTCTTGTTAACAAACGCGGTGTCCTGagttttttccattccatcctcTCCACTGCAGTCAACAAGTATCTGCACATGCGACTCAATATATAACTTATCTATGAGAACATAGATGAAAGAAAAAGAGATGTACCTCCTCAAGACCAGAGCTTGTACGGTGCATCCCAGGTCCCATAATAACTTGACAATCAGGAAAGTTTTCAACAAGCTTATTGTATACATTCACTGGTAGAGTCGCAGTCACAAACAGATATTGGGTGGTAACAGGTGCCAAATTCATTAAACTCTCCAATGCCGGCTGAAAATCTTCATCCTTAAACAGTATGTCCACCTCATCCAACACCGCACTGAACAACAAACatattagtagtagtagtagtagtaacaAACAGTAGTAAGAGAAATTTGATGATGAGAAAGTAGTACCATTTAAGATTAGTCAAGTGTAAAAAGCCTTGTTGAACTAAGTATAAGAATCGACCCGGAGTAGCAATTAAAACATCTAACTCATTTCGTAGACTTTCCAGTTGAGTTTTCTGTTTGAAACCACCTGTCGCAATCATAGACCGGAATGGCACACCAGACTTTGACATGAGTCTGCAATTTCGTAATACCtggaaaaaagaaagaaaagatttaTAAAGTAGAAAATTAGTTGTGGAAGGAAATAGCAAGCAAACCTGAGAAGCCAACTCAGCAGTTGGAACTAGTATGACAAGTCTGGGGCTTTGAGGTAAGGATTTGGCAAGCCCTTCCAACTCATCTTGTCTAATACTTTGAATCACTGGTAAAAGATAGGCCAAAGTTTTCCCGGACCCACTCTGATCAGCTATGATGCAACTCTTACCCTTGATAACATGTGGGAATGACATAGCCTGAATATGTGAAGGGTAGGCAATAAGCTGAGTGTTCAAAAAGTGAAGCATGTAATCCGTGCATCCCACATCCTTAAATGATTTTCTGCTAAaaaaatcagcagcagcagcagcagcgtTTAATGTCCTTTGTGAAATACTCCTCCTcctatcaccatcatcatcatcatcatctttgaTAGCACTAGATATTGTATTTTGTTTAGCCAAAAGTGTTTCTGAAACATCCTTTTCTGAAGAGGATACCCTACTCCCAAGACTCCTTACCCTAGCGGCTCTTAATCGTTCAAAACTTGGAGACACTCCCTTGCTACTGGCTGCAACTCGTAGATAAAATTAATAACATTTCATTAAAATATTCTTCttcttattattaataaaataataatattggATGGATACAGATGGATAATAAGAGAAAGGGGGAAAGAGCAGAGACCTGTCGGTGGTCTGGTGGAGGGTGGTTTCCAGTGAAGAACCTCGTTGGTAGGGGTAGGGATAGGCGCTTCGTCATCGGTTCCTCCCCAGACGATGAACTTATCCCCGCTCTCTTCGTCTACAAGCTCATACGCTCCCGGTGTTTCCAATGACCTCTTTCTATACCCAGCAGCAGTTACAACCCCTCTTCTACCAATTTCTTTGCAATTATTGTAACTCGTAACTCTTGAATTTGAGACCACCGTGAACCTCGATTTGAAATTAATAGGTAATGCCGCCGGAGTCGACGCTTTCATAAGCATTGTATTGTTTGTACAAAACACAACAGGATAACACGCTTCCCTCACCTCAACAAAGATATGAAATGAACCCCCACCCCACTTCAAGTTTGGTCCCTCTACTCAGTTTCATTTACACGTTCAACACAATACTTGGGTTTTTCACTAATATACCCAAACTATTATTTAAGGCCACTCGGTATGGTCCCCGTCCTCCCTCCGGCGCCGCCACATCACCACCGTCCTCCCACGCCGCCCCCCCTCCGTCCCCCTCCGTCCCGTCCTCTCCGTCGGAGTTGTGCTGGTTGCGACGGACAAAACAGGTGGGCCACCCCTCGCGACGCCAGTCCTCCCACGCCGCCCCCTCCGTCTTCCCTCCGTCGCCGGCCTTCCCTCCGTCACCATACCCACCAGCCTAACACCAAGCTAACTATGAATGAATTTTAATTACTAACTAGTCCCTATACGAAAGAAGCACGGATGTTGGGATTTGCAATTCTCTCTCCTCCGCCCTTCTTCgtcttaggtgctgtttgtttttgtaGACAAAAACTGTCTGCAGTCTGATTTCAGCTGATTTtatgtctgcaactgaagatgtggtctGAAGGTCTGCAAGCTGAAAATATAATACTGTTTGTTTTATAAACTGGATATCGTCtgtataaaacaaaaaaaaaacataatactaGAACGTGtacccaaaaaaaaatattttgtatATTTATATTAGCTCTACCATAGTCTAGTAACGGTTCATTttactagttttttttaaatagttatttgataatactatttatatatatatatatatatatatatatatatatatatatatagggagccgctagaatgaaaaccacctcgagttgtaagaaccgcgagaactacaccccacggagcgccgttcgccatgattttttttttacaagtagatgtgtatattataaacacagccgtaaaaaatcatggcgaacggcgctccgtggggtgtagttttttacaccacaagtttggtgaaaaaaaaaagaaaaaagaaaaaaaattaaaaaataccaaacttgtggtgtaaaaaactacaccccacggagcgccgttcgccatgattttttacggctgtgtttataatacacacatctacttgtaaaaaaaaatcatggcgaacggcgctccgtggggtgtagttctcgcggttcttacaactcgagatggttctcattctagcagccccctatatatatatatatatatatatatatatatatatatcaaatcaACTAATCAAGTATGAATTTATCTTTATGATTACAACTTCAAACAGTAGAAGCATATCCAAACACACCTTTAATTAGTTGTAAAGTAAAAAATGAAGAATGAATACATGAGCAATATACCTCTTGCGATTCAAAGATATCATTGTGGGTCCATAGTTGAAATGCAAGATAAGCAAAGTAAGCAAACAGCAAGACAACGGAACAAGCTCTGGAAAAATATAGTATTGCTTTAGCAGTGTTTGACACGTCAGCAGTGGGATTTTGATCATTGTGTTTGGAGAAGGTGCCACAGACtgtagtggtggtggtcggcggtaCTCAGATCAAATGGGGGGTGGTTTAGAGGGTGTGGATGTGTGGTGATCGGAGTTGGCTGGTACCGTCGCCGGAGTCCGGCGACTCGATCTGATGAGGGGAGTGTTGTGTCCGTGTATAAGGTGTGGGTCTTCATTTGtgttagggtttttgttttggtTCTTGTGAAGATGTTTTAAGCAGGGGATCCATAGCTTattttttaagataaaaaaaGCTGAGTTCAGATCtgtttaaagaaaaaaaacaaacagtcttcaaggcCTTATGTCTGCCCGCCTGCAGACATAGGCTCTTTGCAGACGttttaaacaaaaacaaacagcaccttattCTCTTTCTCGATCAACACTGATTGGAAGAATTCTTAATTGAATTGCAAGTTTCTTCATATTCTTGTTCCCTATCATGTTTCACTTTTTCAGCCATTAACACTTGTTTTCCTTTTTGGCGGTACTTGCAAACGCCATTTTCGCTGTATTCAGCACATATACCCTAATTTATGatgatttgtaacaccccaagaAGGGCTGCTGACATATCACCCTTACAAATATCAAATCTGAAGAGGTATGGTCTCAATTCCATGCACatatggcagggaccacaccatcTTCCTCATCCGATATGGCGTTTACATCAGCAAGCGaatccagaagcttctggaaGGCGTCAAGGTGGCACCGAAGATGCTCCTCCagacaaaaaggacaacacgtgtcaccattaATCGTACGTCATGTGGACCTGCGACACAACCTAAGAGCAGACCGATAGCTGCAGTACTAATTTCCCTGCATGGGCAAATAACGGCGCACCACATGTACCACTATCCTGACCAcagcagaggagaccaagaggatattccccttggtcggacagctggcgcccgGTAGCAGCTGGCAAGGTCTCTCCTCCctcctccctccttcacccttcggctataaataggacccttcatcattcaggttaaaCATTCTGCTCTCCTTACATTTCACCCACAACACACACTATTTTctcctcagaacagtacttattctcacgccgaatGGTGGTCACAAGGAGAACCCCCCTTATTCTCCTCCTTGTGGCGAATCACCGGTGTTCTGTTTTGAAGGATATCAGTCATTGGCGAGTAGAGACGAAGATTGAACCCCACATACGAGACGACCCAGCTGGTTAGCCCTAttgttaaccagtgtttcatcgTTGGCGCCCACCGCATCTTTTGCAAACCATTTTCATCTCCTTTTTCTTCAAAAACACTCTCTAAATGACTGAACCAAACCCTTCTCCTAACGTGGACGGAGAAAGCTCTTCCTTTGAGCTGCTTACGGACACCGCTCACGTCCAAAGGCACCAAGGGAACGAGACCGTCAGAGAAGGACAAGTGAACAATGAAATACCCGATATCTTTGGAAGCACTTCCAAAGTTATCAACCAAACCACAAACGGAGCTAATTTCCAAACACCACCTGGAGTAGTTAACCAACCAACTCCAGAAGCTCAAACGCCAAACCATGGGGCTGGTCCTTCAGCACCATCGGCTCAGGCACAGTTGAACTTCTCAGCACTCTTAGGTTTACCTGAAGGAGAAACTCTGGCCTCCTGGTATGCCAAGCAAACGGCGTCTTTGAACCTTGTCTATGCACAACTAAGCGCGCAGCAAGCATTGCTCCAAGCGCAAGCTAACCAATACGCTTTTGTTACTCCACCACAAAAACCACCAAGTACCCATATCCCTCAGCAAACACACGCGCGGAACCAGCAACATGAAAAAACACCCAACAAAAGAAAACAAAGTGTGCATGACACGCGCGATACCTACGGTGACGCTGAAAGTAACTACATGCAATATACCCACCAACAGAAGAGATCGGTACACAACCGTTTGGGTCCGCGCAACATAAACGATGAATGGAACAGTTACAATGAAAATGATGACACAACGTACAAACAAGAAAGCACAGTCTTCAGCAGGTTTCCACCGAATCATGAGGCGTATAAGCCCTGCAAGCGCGCAGGGTACAATCCAAATGCGGAACATGATTACACGTTAAGCTATCGCCCGGAAGGCATAGCCGAAAGATCGAAGTTTATCAGAGAAATCGCAACAGCTGATATTGACAAGTCAAAACTCCTGCACAATGTGGGCAAGTACAATGGCCTAACGAATCCTGACGACCACCTCCAAGTTTTCAACGACACAGGGTTGGTAGGTAGTTGGTCACTACCAACTTGGTGCCATCTGTTCGCGCAAACCTTTGTCGGCGCGGCGCGCGCATGGTTTGACA
This is a stretch of genomic DNA from Helianthus annuus cultivar XRQ/B chromosome 16, HanXRQr2.0-SUNRISE, whole genome shotgun sequence. It encodes these proteins:
- the LOC110893977 gene encoding DEAD-box ATP-dependent RNA helicase 50, with the protein product MLMKASTPAALPINFKSRFTVVSNSRVTSYNNCKEIGRRGVVTAAGYRKRSLETPGAYELVDEESGDKFIVWGGTDDEAPIPTPTNEVLHWKPPSTRPPTASSKGVSPSFERLRAARVRSLGSRVSSSEKDVSETLLAKQNTISSAIKDDDDDDGDRRRSISQRTLNAAAAAADFFSRKSFKDVGCTDYMLHFLNTQLIAYPSHIQAMSFPHVIKGKSCIIADQSGSGKTLAYLLPVIQSIRQDELEGLAKSLPQSPRLVILVPTAELASQVLRNCRLMSKSGVPFRSMIATGGFKQKTQLESLRNELDVLIATPGRFLYLVQQGFLHLTNLKCAVLDEVDILFKDEDFQPALESLMNLAPVTTQYLFVTATLPVNVYNKLVENFPDCQVIMGPGMHRTSSGLEEILVDCSGEDGMEKTQDTAFVNKKSALLKLVEEGPVTKTIIFCNKIETCRKVENALTRSNRKVLPFHAALAQDLRVANMEEFCQTRSKDSSLFLVCTDRASRGIDIPGVDQVVLFDFPRDPSEYVRRVGRTARGAGGKGRAFIFVVGKQVSLARRIIERNRKGHPLHDVPSN